The genome window AAATACTTGAGGCATTTGGCTTATGTCATTTAAGACAGGTGAATGATTCTATAAAAGGGACACATTTAAAATACAATCTTGAGACAAAAAAGGCGATGATGGATACTGGTAAAACCCAGATTCAGAAAGGCTTTATTGAAGGTAAAAAGATTTACTGGGTAGAAGAAAAAGTTGTTAATGCTTATCATGGTAAATATACTACTTGCAGCGATTCACCACCCCATTATTATTTCTATGCACCAAGGATGAAAGTTTTTTTAGGCGATATGGTCATTGCCCGACCGATTTATCTCTACATATATGATATGCCGGTCATTGCCGCGCCTTTCTGGTTCGTGCCGATATCATCAAAAAGAAAATCAGGATTGCTGCCGTTCAAGGCGGGAAATTCGCGTGCCTATGGAAAATTTATCAGGGGTTTTGCTTATTATTATGTCATTTCTGATTATGCCGATCTCACCTTCCAGATTGACGCGATGGAAAAGAAAGGGGTGATGCCCCACCTGGAAGGTGTATGGGATTACAGTCCCTATTCTGCAGGAAATTTTCATATCAATTACATAAAAGAGATTGATACGAGACTAACAAGATACAGCATTGAAGCGAGAAATAACTCGCCATATTTTCTTTTTGGCTCTAATTTCAATTGTGATGTGAAATATATGAGTGATAACAGATACCGCTCTGACTATGCCGAGACTACAATCATCTGGGTGGACAGAGAAATCGCCTCCCAAGCAACTCTTAATCGTGATTTTGGTGAGATTAGAAACAGCATCACTCTTGAGAGAAAAGTCGATTTTGGTGATACCACCACTTTTGAAAAGATTCCTTACTACACGATTACAACCCCCTCACGACAATTATTCTCTTTTCTCACTTATTCTCTATCCGGACATATCAGTTATGACCGAAAATTTTATCCCCGGGAAAAAACAGAGGCAGGCGGTGCAAATATCCATACAAGTCCCTCTTTCAAACAGAATATCTTTGACCTTTTCTCAATCTCACCGGGTCTTGATCTTGATTTTGCAGTATTTAATGAAGATACTGCTGGCAATAAATATCCGTCGCGACTTGGTTATTCATTCTTCACCAATGCCAGCACAAATTTATATCGCGTGTTCAGTGTAGATATTCTGGGGATAAAAGGAATCCTCCATAAGGTGACGCCG of candidate division WOR-3 bacterium contains these proteins:
- a CDS encoding putative LPS assembly protein LptD, with translation MVFFLLLQLNNDTLRADSLNVVNYAAKIINYNLDSAIVILNDSAYISYRDIQLFSDSAYYYIDKKILEAFGLCHLRQVNDSIKGTHLKYNLETKKAMMDTGKTQIQKGFIEGKKIYWVEEKVVNAYHGKYTTCSDSPPHYYFYAPRMKVFLGDMVIARPIYLYIYDMPVIAAPFWFVPISSKRKSGLLPFKAGNSRAYGKFIRGFAYYYVISDYADLTFQIDAMEKKGVMPHLEGVWDYSPYSAGNFHINYIKEIDTRLTRYSIEARNNSPYFLFGSNFNCDVKYMSDNRYRSDYAETTIIWVDREIASQATLNRDFGEIRNSITLERKVDFGDTTTFEKIPYYTITTPSRQLFSFLTYSLSGHISYDRKFYPREKTEAGGANIHTSPSFKQNIFDLFSISPGLDLDFAVFNEDTAGNKYPSRLGYSFFTNASTNLYRVFSVDILGIKGILHKVTPGISYNYTPDFKFGRFPAVYGIPGYAYSHNIGFGINQEFEAKVGEKNEKKNFAQISLNSGYNLINDTISPVNYSINLPLNPFPKPITGFSTRLSGSYNLYTKEYTYTIDQGTSISMENFKISINQTYSKGGKYQVSFNGEIKPTQNWAVSYSGRYDYELKKFVDYSLTLTRNLHCWEGVFSFSQFENDWRYDFKVRIKEIPEVAIGRGLLGYLIE